From one Nonomuraea polychroma genomic stretch:
- a CDS encoding S8 family peptidase: MRLPSLLAGAIVLAATSATFVATPAFADPESKIDPEITATGEHRAIVRVQQPAQVGSAQASAEQVKQDRKNVSTQPPTEVAGKLDFFVYRGTRAELEKIAEQSDVVSIRKDKLNEPTLVQSIPLIGADKAHRQGFTGRGTAVAILDTGIDKDHPAFGGRIVAQACFSAADPVDGSKPLCPNGSQFQIGDGAADAETDACMTGAPQPQYGLCYHGTHVAGIAAGQATSGLAANGVAPQAKIIPVQVFSRFENSPYCAGRPVCVLAYDSSVLTGMAYADLLADQYNLASVNLSLGGGQYDTACDTGDGADFKAEVDKLLAKGVATVVASGNNGYDAAVSWPACVSNTVAVGATDKQDAVAAFSNRGPLLDVFAPGVAITAAIVDDSYAALNGTSMATPHVAGAFALLHQKHRRAGVDQLLGALTRTGKPIAYTSAGTEVTTPRINVYAALRSRL; this comes from the coding sequence TTGAGACTCCCGTCTCTGCTGGCCGGCGCCATCGTGTTAGCCGCAACCTCGGCAACATTCGTCGCCACACCCGCGTTCGCCGACCCGGAATCCAAGATCGACCCTGAGATCACGGCGACCGGCGAGCACCGCGCCATCGTCCGCGTCCAGCAGCCCGCCCAGGTCGGCTCCGCGCAGGCCAGCGCCGAGCAGGTCAAGCAGGACAGGAAGAACGTCTCCACGCAGCCGCCCACCGAGGTCGCCGGCAAGCTGGACTTCTTCGTCTACCGCGGCACCCGCGCCGAACTCGAGAAGATCGCCGAGCAGTCCGACGTCGTCTCCATCCGCAAGGACAAGCTCAACGAGCCCACGCTGGTGCAGAGCATCCCGCTGATCGGGGCCGACAAGGCGCACCGGCAGGGGTTCACGGGCAGGGGCACCGCCGTCGCCATCCTCGACACGGGCATCGACAAGGATCACCCCGCCTTCGGCGGCCGCATTGTCGCCCAGGCCTGCTTCTCGGCCGCCGACCCCGTCGACGGCTCCAAGCCGCTGTGCCCGAACGGCAGCCAGTTCCAGATCGGCGACGGCGCCGCGGACGCCGAGACGGACGCGTGCATGACGGGTGCACCGCAGCCGCAGTACGGCCTGTGCTATCACGGCACGCATGTCGCCGGCATCGCGGCGGGCCAGGCCACGAGCGGCCTCGCGGCCAATGGCGTCGCCCCGCAGGCCAAGATCATCCCGGTCCAGGTATTCAGCCGCTTCGAGAACTCGCCGTACTGCGCGGGCCGCCCCGTCTGCGTCCTGGCGTACGACTCCTCGGTCCTGACCGGCATGGCGTACGCCGACCTGCTGGCCGATCAGTACAACCTGGCCTCGGTGAACCTGAGCCTGGGCGGCGGCCAGTACGACACGGCCTGCGACACCGGCGACGGTGCGGACTTCAAGGCCGAGGTGGACAAGCTCCTGGCCAAGGGCGTGGCGACCGTGGTGGCCTCGGGCAACAACGGCTACGACGCCGCGGTGTCCTGGCCGGCGTGCGTCTCCAACACGGTCGCGGTGGGCGCCACGGACAAGCAGGACGCCGTGGCCGCCTTCTCCAACCGCGGCCCGCTCCTGGACGTCTTCGCGCCGGGCGTGGCCATCACGGCGGCGATCGTGGACGACTCGTACGCGGCCCTGAACGGCACGTCGATGGCCACCCCTCACGTCGCGGGCGCCTTCGCCCTGCTGCACCAGAAGCACCGCCGCGCAGGGGTGGACCAGTTGCTGGGAGCTTTGACGCGTACGGGCAAGCCGATCGCCTACACGAGCGCGGGCACCGAGGTGACCACCCCGCGGATCAACGTCTACGCCGCCCTCCGCAGCCGCCTCTGA
- a CDS encoding AAA family ATPase: protein MDPVIKPEYVFDRDEEWAALVRFATSPSADVRLGIVSGRRRQGKTFLLDALVQEAGGFYFTGLEETEAEALARFGQRLAARTGGGRYAFANWDEALERLFAVVQEGIIVIDEFPYLTKASPSLPSLIQHALDPRGYIRRGNARLLLCGSAMGVMGKLLAGNAPLRGRASLEMVVKPLDYRASAEFWGTDDPRLAVLVHSIVGGTPAYRREFVAGDAPASMDDFDAWVLRTVLNRQMPLFREARYLLAEEADIRDMALYHAVLGAIAAGNATRGGIANHIGRKSPDIGHPLAVLEDSHLIAREADAFRKGKSLFRICEPLIVFYEAVMRSEWPRLERGRSEAAWHDSRARFLSQVVGPHFEGLCREWAMLAEAEVFGDFPGEVAAGTVADPVNRTQIEVDVAVLAPEEHGRPRRVLSLGEVKWDKVMTSGHVDRLRRARDLLSAKGYDTRGTVLACYSGAGFQEDIPRDVRLIGLESLYS, encoded by the coding sequence GTGGATCCGGTGATCAAGCCTGAATACGTCTTCGACCGCGACGAGGAGTGGGCCGCCCTGGTGAGGTTCGCCACGTCGCCTAGCGCTGACGTGCGGCTCGGCATCGTGAGTGGCAGGCGCCGTCAGGGCAAGACGTTCCTTCTCGACGCTCTGGTCCAGGAAGCAGGCGGGTTCTACTTCACTGGGTTGGAAGAGACGGAGGCCGAGGCGCTTGCCCGATTCGGTCAGAGGCTGGCAGCGCGGACAGGAGGCGGCCGTTACGCGTTCGCCAACTGGGACGAGGCGCTGGAGCGGCTTTTCGCCGTCGTCCAAGAGGGGATCATCGTGATCGACGAGTTTCCCTACCTGACCAAGGCGTCGCCTTCGCTGCCCTCATTGATCCAGCACGCTCTCGATCCCAGGGGATACATCCGTCGAGGAAATGCTCGCTTGCTGCTGTGTGGCTCGGCGATGGGGGTGATGGGCAAGCTCCTGGCGGGCAACGCGCCGCTGCGCGGGCGGGCCAGCCTGGAAATGGTCGTCAAGCCGCTGGACTATCGGGCGTCCGCCGAGTTCTGGGGAACCGACGATCCGCGTCTCGCGGTGCTGGTCCACTCCATCGTGGGTGGAACGCCGGCATATCGGCGCGAGTTCGTGGCCGGCGACGCTCCGGCCTCGATGGATGACTTCGACGCGTGGGTCCTGCGCACCGTGCTCAACCGGCAGATGCCGCTGTTCCGCGAGGCGCGCTATCTGCTGGCCGAGGAGGCCGACATCCGTGACATGGCTTTGTATCACGCCGTCCTCGGCGCCATCGCCGCCGGGAACGCGACGCGGGGCGGGATCGCCAACCACATCGGCCGGAAATCTCCGGACATCGGGCATCCGCTGGCGGTGCTCGAGGACTCCCATCTGATCGCCCGTGAAGCCGACGCGTTCAGGAAGGGCAAATCCCTCTTCCGCATCTGCGAGCCCTTGATCGTCTTCTACGAGGCTGTGATGCGGAGCGAATGGCCGCGGCTGGAACGTGGCAGGTCCGAGGCCGCCTGGCACGACTCTCGAGCCAGGTTCCTGTCTCAGGTGGTCGGACCGCATTTCGAAGGACTGTGCAGGGAGTGGGCGATGCTCGCCGAGGCTGAGGTGTTCGGCGACTTCCCTGGTGAGGTGGCCGCGGGCACTGTCGCGGATCCGGTCAACCGGACGCAGATCGAGGTCGACGTGGCGGTTCTCGCCCCGGAGGAGCACGGCCGTCCGCGGCGCGTGCTGTCCCTCGGTGAGGTCAAGTGGGACAAGGTGATGACCTCAGGGCATGTGGACCGGTTGCGGCGAGCCCGCGACCTGCTGTCCGCCAAGGGCTACGACACCAGAGGCACGGTGCTCGCCTGCTACAGCGGGGCCGGATTTCAGGAGGACATTCCACGGGACGTCCGCCTGATTGGCCTGGAGAGCCTCTACTCGTAG
- the sppA gene encoding signal peptide peptidase SppA: MDAGKAIFETVDKLRQRRTAPLVLELDLTEGITEGPPTDPLAAVLSMRKTRLSDVLSGLRRARQDSRVKALIVKIGTAPLGLAMVQELRQAVIQFRASGKLTVAFAETFGEFGGGTVPYYLASAFERVYLQPSGDVGLTGVALEQRFLKGALTKLGVGFEAGQRHEYKTAVNTFTQDHMTEPHRESTARIVESVTETMIAGIADGRRLDAGKVRELIDRGPFTAAEARDAGLVDGLAYRDEVYDEIKQAAGGESHLLYVSRYARAAAVRKLPHPMADGIALVHGTGMIKTGRSGRSPLGGGGAMGSDTISASLRAARRDEHIKAVVFRVDSPGGSYVASDTIWREVSLTRKVKPVIVSMGDLAASGGYFVSMAADVIMAQPGTLTGSIGVYGGKPVFSELLHKMGINSELVAEGANAGMFSTSRSFSPEQWERINAWLDRIYDDFLGKVAKSRNLTRERTHELARGRVWTGADAQSRGLVDELGGLEDALALARKRAGLGDDAPVRTYPRLNPLERLRGPESSEDKSAALTRIRLDAWGPLARLSAELGLPAVGPLILPEWYTIR, from the coding sequence ATGGACGCAGGCAAGGCGATCTTCGAAACCGTCGACAAGCTTCGCCAGCGGCGCACGGCCCCGCTGGTGCTGGAGCTCGATCTCACCGAAGGCATTACGGAAGGCCCGCCGACGGACCCGCTCGCCGCGGTGCTGTCCATGCGGAAGACGCGCCTTTCCGACGTCCTGTCCGGGCTGCGCAGGGCCAGGCAGGACTCCAGGGTCAAGGCGCTGATCGTGAAGATCGGGACCGCCCCTCTGGGCCTGGCCATGGTGCAGGAGCTGCGCCAGGCCGTGATCCAGTTCCGGGCCTCCGGCAAGCTGACGGTGGCCTTCGCCGAGACGTTCGGCGAGTTCGGCGGCGGCACCGTCCCTTACTACCTGGCCAGCGCGTTCGAGCGGGTCTACCTGCAGCCGAGCGGCGACGTCGGGCTGACCGGCGTGGCACTGGAGCAGCGGTTCCTCAAGGGGGCGCTGACCAAGCTGGGAGTGGGTTTCGAGGCCGGGCAGCGGCACGAGTACAAGACCGCCGTCAACACCTTCACCCAGGACCACATGACCGAGCCGCACCGCGAGTCCACGGCCCGCATCGTGGAGTCGGTCACCGAGACGATGATCGCCGGCATCGCCGACGGCCGCCGGCTGGACGCGGGCAAGGTACGCGAGCTGATCGACCGGGGCCCGTTCACGGCCGCGGAGGCGCGGGATGCCGGGCTGGTCGACGGGCTGGCGTACCGGGACGAGGTGTACGACGAGATCAAGCAGGCCGCGGGCGGCGAATCGCACTTGCTGTACGTGTCCAGGTACGCCAGGGCCGCGGCCGTGCGGAAGCTGCCGCATCCCATGGCCGACGGGATCGCGCTCGTCCACGGCACCGGCATGATCAAAACGGGCCGGAGTGGCCGGAGCCCGCTCGGCGGCGGTGGGGCGATGGGCTCCGACACGATCAGCGCCTCGCTGCGGGCGGCCCGGCGCGACGAGCACATCAAGGCCGTCGTCTTCCGGGTCGACAGCCCCGGCGGCTCTTACGTGGCCTCCGACACCATTTGGCGCGAGGTGTCGTTGACGCGCAAGGTGAAGCCGGTGATCGTCTCCATGGGCGACCTGGCCGCGTCCGGCGGTTACTTCGTGTCGATGGCCGCAGACGTGATCATGGCCCAGCCGGGCACGCTGACGGGCTCCATCGGCGTGTACGGCGGCAAGCCCGTCTTTTCCGAATTGCTCCACAAAATGGGGATAAATTCGGAATTGGTGGCTGAGGGGGCCAACGCGGGGATGTTCTCCACGTCCCGCAGCTTCTCCCCCGAGCAGTGGGAACGGATCAACGCCTGGCTGGACCGGATCTACGACGACTTCCTGGGCAAGGTCGCCAAGAGCCGCAACCTGACCCGGGAGCGTACCCACGAGCTGGCCCGCGGCCGGGTGTGGACCGGAGCCGACGCGCAGTCGAGGGGCCTGGTGGACGAGCTGGGCGGGCTGGAGGACGCGCTGGCGCTGGCCAGGAAGCGAGCCGGGCTCGGCGACGACGCGCCCGTCCGCACGTACCCGCGGCTCAACCCGCTGGAGCGGCTGCGCGGGCCGGAATCCAGTGAGGACAAGTCGGCCGCGCTGACCAGGATCCGGCTGGACGCCTGGGGACCGCTCGCCCGCCTGTCCGCCGAGCTGGGCCTGCCCGCCGTGGGCCCGCTGATCCTGCCCGAGTGGTACACGATCCGCTGA
- a CDS encoding SDR family oxidoreductase, translated as MHAAVVTGGSRGIGRAVVERLAGDGATVVFSYVADERAARQVEEACGGRASAVRADAADPGQVERLFAAADEVFAGKAAGPLSVLVNNAGVIDHTPIDGLTQEVFERVMAVNVRGAFFAVQAAARRMADGGRIVTVSSTGTAWPSAGESVYAASKAAIEQLTRVASRELGRRGITVNAVSPGPTDTDMLRANVPPEATAAVAHMTALGRMGTPADIAAVVALLVSPDAAWLTGQNLTADGGLV; from the coding sequence ATGCATGCCGCAGTGGTGACAGGTGGATCGCGCGGGATCGGTCGTGCCGTGGTGGAACGGCTGGCGGGCGACGGCGCCACCGTCGTGTTCAGCTACGTGGCCGACGAGCGGGCGGCCCGGCAGGTGGAGGAGGCGTGCGGCGGGCGGGCGAGCGCCGTACGTGCGGACGCGGCCGACCCCGGCCAGGTGGAGCGGCTGTTCGCCGCGGCGGACGAGGTGTTCGCCGGCAAGGCCGCGGGGCCGCTGTCGGTGCTGGTCAACAACGCGGGCGTGATCGACCACACGCCGATCGACGGGCTGACCCAGGAGGTGTTCGAGCGGGTGATGGCGGTCAACGTACGCGGCGCGTTCTTCGCGGTGCAGGCGGCGGCGCGCAGGATGGCCGACGGCGGCCGGATCGTGACCGTCTCCTCCACCGGCACCGCGTGGCCCAGCGCGGGGGAGTCGGTCTACGCCGCGAGCAAGGCGGCGATCGAGCAGCTCACCCGGGTGGCCTCCCGCGAGCTCGGGCGGCGGGGGATCACGGTGAACGCGGTCTCGCCCGGGCCGACCGACACCGACATGCTGCGCGCCAACGTTCCGCCGGAGGCGACGGCCGCGGTCGCGCACATGACGGCTCTGGGCCGGATGGGCACACCCGCCGACATCGCGGCCGTGGTCGCACTGCTGGTCAGCCCGGACGCGGCCTGGCTGACCGGCCAGAACCTGACAGCGGACGGCGGCCTGGTGTGA
- a CDS encoding helix-turn-helix transcriptional regulator: MTTRDPAARLLRLLSLLQSRTDWPGPELADRLGVSTRTIRSDVERLRDLGYPVSATSGTAGGYRLGPGARLPPLLLDDEEAVAVAVGLRTAAAQTVGGIEETSLRALAKLEQVLPARLRPRLAALTAYTVPVPAGGGPAVDSDVLAALASACRDRRRLRFDYRDHDGNATVRDTEPHRLVSTGRRWYLVAWDVDRDDWRTFRIDRLTPRTPMGPSFPGRWMPPGDAIDFVTKGVASTLGPCRTVATVHAPAAAVSERVPPVARVEHLDDARCLLHIGAATPLTLAVYLAALGLPFTVDGPAELLEALRQVARHCTAAASAGGAAVPER; the protein is encoded by the coding sequence GTGACCACGAGAGACCCCGCCGCGCGGCTGCTGCGGCTGCTGTCGTTGCTCCAGTCGCGTACCGACTGGCCGGGCCCCGAGCTGGCGGACCGGCTCGGCGTCAGCACGAGGACCATCCGCTCCGACGTCGAACGCCTCCGCGACCTGGGCTATCCGGTCTCGGCCACCTCCGGGACGGCGGGCGGCTACCGGCTCGGCCCCGGGGCCAGGCTGCCGCCTCTGCTGCTGGACGACGAGGAGGCCGTCGCGGTCGCGGTCGGCCTGCGTACGGCGGCGGCCCAGACGGTGGGCGGGATCGAGGAGACGTCGCTGCGTGCCCTGGCCAAGCTCGAACAGGTCCTGCCCGCCCGGCTGCGCCCGCGCCTGGCCGCGCTGACCGCGTACACCGTGCCCGTGCCGGCGGGCGGCGGCCCGGCCGTGGACTCCGATGTGCTGGCCGCGCTGGCTTCGGCCTGCCGGGACCGGCGACGGCTGCGGTTCGACTACCGCGATCACGACGGCAACGCCACCGTGCGCGACACCGAGCCGCACCGGCTGGTGTCGACCGGGCGCCGCTGGTACCTGGTGGCGTGGGACGTCGACCGCGACGACTGGCGCACGTTCCGGATCGACCGGCTCACGCCCCGAACCCCGATGGGGCCGTCCTTCCCCGGCCGGTGGATGCCGCCGGGGGACGCGATCGACTTCGTCACCAAGGGCGTCGCCTCGACGCTGGGGCCCTGCCGTACGGTCGCGACCGTGCACGCACCGGCCGCGGCCGTCAGCGAGCGGGTGCCGCCGGTGGCCCGGGTCGAGCACCTCGACGACGCCCGGTGCCTCCTGCACATCGGCGCCGCCACGCCGCTGACGCTGGCCGTCTACCTCGCGGCCCTCGGGCTGCCCTTCACCGTGGACGGACCCGCCGAGTTGCTGGAGGCGCTGCGCCAGGTGGCACGGCACTGCACCGCCGCCGCATCGGCAGGCGGTGCCGCCGTTCCAGAGCGCTAG
- a CDS encoding DJ-1/PfpI family protein, producing MTIHPSKRRMVGRFVWHYIEMVIAMSLGMMLLGPLWSAVLPGVDRVDVGTLTMAADMTIGMAAWMLVRRHSLPAIAEMSLAMAGPFIVLLVPYWFGVLPGHLVTEIGHVLMFVFMALAMLRRRHEYTHHQHRIRLRIPRKWIGRGAVVLVALLVPGAVSAVNTVGKFGAQYKARSDAVAAVQPVSKGHDAAKPTVAFLVNGSGTNVADLLGPYEVLAGTGRVNAYVVSPGSRLVPLTGGLDLVPDLTFDELARLLGERRDTLDAVVIPALNKTAPAELGSITAWLRQQSAAGAITVSVCNGARTLAASGLLDGRPATSHWWRLPGLRADFGDVRWVSGQRYVDDGNMITTAGVLSGIDGALRIIERLIDVDTAREAARKVHWRHYSPGVAARIPESSFEAKDVAVVSLTSSYQPGPSTIGVRLIEGTGELELASAFITYTEQSMIGRTVAVGDGAVRSRHGLTFVPRSADADGLDRLLVPGVDAARRQAAGTGPSAATGGLEPEYLHAGEEFAFDPVLRDIARTYDVPTARWAAKTLEYPVMDVKLAGSAWPWAPTIVLVVLVLLGAGVAIATGMVVRRIRARSRAAGGAPGPADVVR from the coding sequence ATGACGATCCACCCCAGTAAGAGGCGCATGGTCGGCCGCTTCGTCTGGCACTACATCGAGATGGTCATCGCGATGAGCCTCGGGATGATGCTGCTCGGTCCGCTGTGGAGCGCGGTCCTGCCGGGCGTCGACCGGGTCGACGTCGGCACCCTCACCATGGCCGCCGACATGACCATCGGCATGGCGGCCTGGATGCTGGTCCGCCGTCACAGCCTGCCCGCCATCGCCGAGATGAGCCTCGCCATGGCCGGGCCGTTCATCGTCCTGCTCGTTCCGTACTGGTTCGGGGTGTTACCAGGCCATCTGGTCACGGAGATCGGGCACGTGCTCATGTTCGTCTTCATGGCCCTGGCCATGCTGCGGCGGCGCCACGAGTACACGCACCACCAGCACCGGATCCGCCTCCGCATCCCGCGGAAGTGGATCGGGCGGGGTGCCGTCGTGCTGGTCGCGTTGCTGGTCCCGGGTGCGGTCTCCGCGGTGAACACGGTCGGGAAGTTCGGCGCCCAGTACAAGGCGCGCTCGGACGCGGTGGCGGCGGTCCAGCCGGTGTCAAAGGGACACGACGCGGCCAAGCCCACGGTGGCCTTCCTGGTCAACGGCAGCGGCACCAACGTGGCCGACCTGCTCGGGCCGTACGAGGTGCTGGCGGGCACCGGGCGGGTCAACGCCTACGTCGTCTCGCCGGGTTCCCGGCTGGTGCCGCTGACCGGTGGGCTGGACCTCGTACCTGACCTGACCTTCGACGAGCTGGCGCGGCTGCTGGGCGAGCGGCGCGACACCCTCGACGCCGTGGTGATCCCGGCACTGAACAAGACGGCTCCCGCGGAGCTCGGCTCCATCACCGCGTGGTTGCGGCAGCAGTCGGCGGCCGGCGCGATCACTGTCAGCGTCTGCAACGGGGCGCGTACGCTCGCGGCCAGCGGGCTGCTGGACGGCCGGCCCGCGACCTCCCACTGGTGGCGGCTGCCCGGACTGCGCGCCGACTTCGGCGACGTCCGATGGGTGAGCGGGCAGCGGTACGTCGACGACGGAAACATGATCACTACCGCCGGTGTGTTGTCCGGGATCGACGGCGCCCTCCGGATCATCGAGCGGCTGATCGACGTGGACACTGCACGCGAGGCGGCGCGCAAGGTCCACTGGCGCCACTACTCTCCCGGCGTCGCCGCGCGGATCCCCGAGTCCAGCTTCGAGGCCAAGGACGTGGCCGTCGTCTCGCTCACCTCTTCCTACCAGCCCGGGCCGTCGACCATCGGCGTACGGCTCATCGAGGGCACCGGCGAGCTGGAGTTGGCCTCCGCGTTCATCACCTACACCGAGCAGTCCATGATCGGGCGTACGGTCGCGGTCGGGGACGGCGCGGTGCGCTCCAGGCACGGCCTGACGTTCGTTCCCCGCTCGGCGGACGCGGACGGCCTCGACCGTCTGCTCGTTCCCGGCGTGGACGCCGCACGGCGCCAGGCGGCGGGCACCGGACCGTCGGCGGCCACCGGAGGGCTCGAGCCCGAGTACCTGCACGCCGGCGAGGAGTTCGCGTTCGATCCCGTGCTGCGTGACATCGCGCGCACGTACGACGTCCCGACGGCGCGGTGGGCGGCGAAGACGCTGGAGTACCCGGTGATGGACGTCAAGCTGGCCGGCAGCGCCTGGCCGTGGGCGCCCACCATCGTCCTCGTGGTGCTCGTGCTGCTGGGGGCCGGCGTCGCCATCGCCACCGGCATGGTGGTCCGCCGGATTCGCGCCAGGTCCCGTGCGGCCGGCGGGGCGCCCGGCCCCGCCGATGTGGTCCGCTAG
- a CDS encoding ATP-binding protein, translated as MLGRDAEAELLESLLRQAAEGHGGGVVLHGEPGIGKTALLSYAAERATGFQVLRAVGVEPEADLAYATLHQLLFPVLGSVDELPGPQAQALHVLFGRAHGAPPDAFLVALSALSLLSLLAGEKPVLCVVDDAHWADQPTLKTLAFVARRLDNEPVVLALAARADEGHATDLPHLRRVPLMGLNPDAARALLAEHGGGRRLSDVEQNHLLAATGGNPLALLELAGKEMPPEGTQEPPAMTDELRRSFLTKIQARHAASVPLLQLIAADGSGSVDTIEKAAASLRIGTDPLHRAELDELLTYDGARLVFRHPLIRSAVYHSATADRRAAMHRAFASALDTPADQHRRAWHLGQAAAGHDEQAAEQLERSAEQAALRGGPAAAMAALSRAAELTADGPRRGRRLWNAALAAIGGGFTAAAVDLLDRAEREPHLEEADRIALAAIRATVAEFAGSPEDAMDLIRPWIPRALRIDRRLFTPTIVMYADLGLRVNRPQAWADLAGWLDDVSLAPDDPRDATLRLLHGACLAHAGRDPGPRDWAAVESLTDPVTMTLAGAIARRVGDYELSRRLCRQAGQLARAGGSLGALAWNLEYQAADEIARGRFGLAEAYAEEGGQFAAEVGQPNTACRHQGLLALCAAIRGRPEAADLATDVLAEASGRNLADAMAYARRALGLIDLVAGRHREAARHFEAIGGWDTDMPSDLAMAVVPDLVEALVRAGEHDRAAAATARYVRWTERTAAPEAAALTARCRALVSADGDAGVHYAESLRLHAMSGAPLEHARTELLLGEQLRRDRRRSEAQRHLRGAADDFRRIGAIAWADRALGELRATGESARTAETGVLSTLTPQELRITLAVGEGLTNREIAAQLFLSPRTVDYHLRKVFQKAAITSRAELMRLVLAERPA; from the coding sequence GTGCTGGGGAGAGACGCCGAGGCGGAGCTGCTCGAGTCGTTACTGCGGCAGGCCGCCGAGGGGCACGGCGGCGGGGTCGTCCTGCACGGTGAGCCGGGGATCGGCAAGACAGCGCTGCTGTCGTACGCCGCGGAGCGTGCCACCGGCTTCCAGGTGCTTCGCGCGGTCGGCGTCGAGCCGGAGGCCGATCTCGCCTACGCGACGTTGCACCAGCTCCTGTTCCCCGTGCTCGGGTCGGTCGACGAGTTGCCCGGTCCGCAGGCGCAGGCCCTGCACGTCCTGTTCGGGCGCGCGCACGGCGCCCCGCCCGACGCGTTCCTGGTGGCCTTGTCGGCTCTGTCGCTGCTGTCCCTGCTCGCCGGCGAGAAGCCGGTGTTGTGCGTGGTCGACGACGCGCACTGGGCGGATCAGCCGACGCTGAAGACGCTGGCGTTCGTCGCTCGCCGGCTGGACAACGAGCCCGTCGTGCTGGCGCTGGCCGCGCGGGCCGACGAGGGCCACGCCACCGACCTGCCCCACCTGCGGCGTGTCCCGCTCATGGGCCTCAACCCGGACGCGGCCAGGGCACTGCTCGCCGAGCACGGCGGCGGGCGGCGGCTGAGCGACGTCGAGCAGAACCACCTGCTGGCCGCCACCGGCGGCAACCCCCTGGCCCTGCTCGAACTCGCGGGTAAGGAGATGCCGCCGGAGGGCACGCAGGAGCCGCCGGCCATGACCGACGAGCTGCGACGCTCGTTCCTGACCAAGATCCAGGCGCGGCACGCCGCATCGGTGCCGCTGCTCCAGCTGATCGCCGCCGACGGCTCGGGCAGCGTCGACACCATCGAGAAGGCGGCCGCGTCCCTGCGCATCGGCACCGACCCTCTGCACCGCGCCGAGCTCGACGAGCTGCTGACGTACGACGGGGCGCGGCTGGTGTTCCGGCACCCGCTGATCCGGTCCGCGGTCTATCACAGCGCCACGGCCGACCGGCGTGCGGCGATGCATCGTGCTTTCGCCTCCGCCCTCGACACCCCGGCCGATCAGCACCGCCGTGCCTGGCATCTCGGGCAGGCCGCCGCCGGCCATGACGAGCAGGCCGCCGAGCAACTCGAGCGCTCGGCCGAGCAGGCGGCCCTGCGCGGCGGCCCGGCCGCGGCCATGGCCGCGTTGTCCCGGGCGGCCGAGCTCACCGCCGACGGTCCGCGCCGGGGCCGGCGCTTGTGGAACGCCGCGCTCGCCGCCATCGGAGGCGGATTCACCGCCGCCGCCGTGGACCTGCTCGACCGCGCCGAACGCGAGCCTCACCTGGAGGAGGCGGACCGGATCGCCCTGGCCGCGATCCGCGCCACCGTGGCCGAGTTCGCCGGCTCGCCCGAGGACGCGATGGACCTCATCAGGCCGTGGATCCCGCGAGCGCTGCGGATCGACCGGCGCCTCTTCACCCCGACCATCGTGATGTACGCCGACCTCGGTCTTCGCGTCAACCGGCCCCAGGCGTGGGCCGACCTGGCCGGCTGGCTCGACGACGTCTCGCTGGCCCCGGACGACCCGCGGGACGCGACGCTGCGGCTGCTGCACGGCGCCTGCCTGGCCCACGCCGGACGTGATCCCGGACCGCGCGACTGGGCCGCGGTCGAGTCGCTCACCGACCCGGTCACGATGACCCTGGCCGGGGCGATCGCTCGCCGGGTCGGCGACTACGAGCTGAGCAGGCGCCTGTGCCGCCAGGCGGGGCAGCTGGCGCGGGCCGGCGGATCACTCGGTGCGCTGGCCTGGAACCTCGAGTACCAAGCCGCCGATGAGATCGCGCGTGGCAGGTTCGGGCTCGCCGAGGCCTACGCCGAGGAGGGCGGCCAGTTCGCCGCCGAGGTCGGCCAGCCGAACACGGCCTGCCGCCACCAGGGCCTGCTGGCCCTGTGCGCGGCCATCCGCGGCCGGCCCGAAGCCGCCGACCTGGCCACCGACGTGCTGGCCGAGGCGAGCGGCCGTAACCTGGCCGATGCCATGGCGTACGCCAGGCGCGCACTCGGGCTGATCGACCTGGTCGCGGGCCGGCACCGTGAGGCCGCACGGCACTTCGAGGCGATCGGCGGCTGGGACACCGACATGCCCTCGGACCTGGCCATGGCCGTCGTCCCCGACCTCGTCGAGGCCCTGGTCCGCGCCGGCGAGCACGACCGGGCCGCCGCGGCCACGGCCCGCTACGTCCGGTGGACCGAGCGCACCGCCGCACCGGAAGCGGCCGCGCTCACGGCGCGCTGCCGCGCGCTGGTCAGCGCCGATGGCGACGCCGGCGTCCACTACGCGGAGAGCCTGCGCCTGCACGCCATGTCCGGCGCTCCGCTGGAGCACGCCCGTACCGAACTGCTGCTCGGCGAGCAGCTGCGGCGCGACCGGCGGCGCTCCGAGGCCCAGCGGCACCTGCGTGGCGCGGCGGACGACTTCCGCCGCATCGGCGCGATCGCCTGGGCCGATCGTGCGCTGGGCGAGCTGCGCGCCACCGGGGAGTCGGCGCGCACCGCCGAGACCGGCGTGTTGAGCACGCTCACCCCGCAGGAGCTGCGCATCACGCTGGCCGTCGGTGAAGGGCTGACCAACCGGGAGATCGCCGCGCAGCTGTTCCTCAGCCCGCGAACCGTGGACTACCACCTGCGCAAGGTCTTCCAGAAGGCCGCCATCACCTCACGAGCCGAGCTCATGAGGCTGGTCCTCGCCGAACGCCCCGCATGA